CAGGTGTTGCTTCGTATGCTCTTAAAAGAGGATAATACATCTGTCTTGTAAGAGGACCTGTACATAATAAAATATCTGCGTGTCTTGGAGATGCTACAAGTTTAAATCCAAATCTTTCAGGGTCCCACATAGGAGTAATGGCTGCAAAAATTTCAATCTCACATCCATTACAAGAACCACAATCTACTCTAAACACACTAAAACTTCTTTTTATATCTTTAAGAAGTCTTAATTTATCTTCTAAACTATTATTATCAAAAATATCTTTATCTAAAATTACTTTTGGTTTTTTGCTCATTTGAAACCTCCATATCTCACACTTTTTGTGAATTGTTCAACTGCTTGATTTTTTTTGCACTCAGGACAAGTATGAAGTAACTCTATTTTTTCTTCATTCATTACTACTCGTGTTTTTTCTAATCTCTCAATTACATAATTAATAAGCCTTTTAGTAGTAAATGGTTTATTACAAACTCTACATCTAACAACTTCAAGTTCTCCTATTTGTAATAAGTCTTCTTTATTAAATCTTACAGAGTTTTCAAATTCTTTTGTTAAATAAATTGCTCCTGTTGGACACACTTCTTCACATCTTGCACAAAAAATACATCTACCACAATCAAATTCCCATTTTGATTTATCTTCATCTTTTAAATAACTAACATTAATTGCATTAGGAGGACAAGCAATTGCACAAGCTGCACATCCTATACATTTTTCATATTCATAATGAGGTTTTCCTCTAAATCCTTCATGAACTTCATAATCTCCAAAAGGATAATCATAAGTTACAATTCCAATTTCTCTTGTAATATCTAATAGTTTTAAACTCATCTTAAACTCCTATTTTTTAAGTGGAGAATTTTTTCTTGTTTTTGCATACTCTTTTAATTCTTTCTCAGTTATTATTTTTGTTTTTCCTGTCTTTACATCAACTACTGTAATTCTTTCAGTACAAGAATAACACGGATCAAGCGAACATACAATTAAAGCAGCATCTGATATATCATTTCCTCTAAATTGAAACCTAAGAGATGGCCAATTATTATATGTTGCAGCCCTACATCTCCATCTATATACCTTTTGAGCACTTCCTTGCATTACCCAGTGAATATTCTCTCCTCTTGGTGCTTCTGTATTCCCAAGAGCAAAATTTCCAGGTTTTATTAAATATTCATCTGGTTTTATAAAAATTGGACCTCCACTCATTAATTCAAAACATTGTCTAATTATACTAATTGCTTCCATAACTTCTTTATATCTAACTTTTTCTCTTGAAAGGACATCACAACCATACTCAACTGCAACTTCAAATTTAATCTCATCAAAGACATCAAATGGATGGTCATATCTTGTATCTCTTTTAAATCCACTTCCTCTCATATTTGGACCAACTGGTGAGAAGTCCCTTGCTACTTTTGGGTCTAACCTTCCAACTCCTCTCCATCTCTCAACTTGGTCATCATCTTCCATAATAGCTTCCCAAGCTTCTTTTAAATATTTCTCAACCTTATTAAGTAAAACTTTTGCTTCTTTTATTTCAGTTGCTGTAATATCTCTCCTCACTCCTCCGACCATAACATTTCCATAAGTTTTTCTACCACCCGTAATTAATTGAGCAAGTTCCATTGTATATTCTCTAATTCTAAAAAGATGCATAAATGCTGTAACATTTCCTGTAACTTCACACGCAAGTCCCATATTTAAAAGATGAGAATGAAGTCTTTCAAGCTCTAAACATATAACTCTAATAAATTGTGCTCTTCTTGGGACTGGAATATTACTTGCTCTCTCAACTGCTTCAATACAAGCAATTGCATGATTAAATCCACAAATTCCACAAACCCTCTCAGCTAAAAATCCCATTTGGTCATAATTCATTCTATTTTCAGCTAATTTTTCCATTCCTCTGTGTTGATAATATAATCTATAATCTGCATCAATTATAGTTTCACCGTCAACAAATAATCTAAAATGACCTGGTTCGTCACTTGTAATATGAAGTGGTCCCCAAGGTACATCAACTACACCATCACCTTCTGGAAATAAAAATGGATAGTCTGGTTCGTCTTCTGGAGCTACTGGGTCTGGACGAAATCTATAATCCATTGCATCTTTTCTTAGTGGATGTAGATTATCTGGCCAATCATCTGGTAAAACTAATCTTCTTTTATCAGGAAGTCCTTCAGCTACAAGTCCAAACATATCATAAGCTTCTCTTTCATACCATACAGCTGCTGGGACTTTTGTTGTAACTGATGGATAAGTTGGGTCTGTTTCTGGTATTAATGTTTTTATTGTAATAAAACATTTCTCATCTTGTGGCAATTCATCTTCAATCGTCATTTTGCCACCTTCCATTGAAAGAATATAATAAAGTGCATAATGTCCATTCATTTCTCTTTCATCATTAGCTATCATACTAACAAGCCATCCACCCATATCATAATAAAGCATTCTTACTGCTTCTACTAAATCACTTCTTGGGACTAAAACAACAACTTGGTCAGGAGTTGAATAACTCACATCTAAAACTTTTACTTTTTCTTTTAATTTATTTATAAATTTTTCACCTTTTGCCATCAAATACTCCTTAACCTAAAATAATTTTCACTGCATTGCTTAAAAGCAAATACCAGCTATCAATTTTATAAACACCAAAGGTAAAAATAAGTATTGCTAATATAATTAAAGGTAAATTAGCACTTGTTTCAACTTTTTTAGTTTTAACCTCACCTCTTACATTTCCAAAAGCAACTTCATTAAAGTGAGCAAGTACTGCAATAAAGATAATTGCAAGTCCTATAATAAATAAAACAATTTGTAAATACTCAGATGTAAAAATACCAGCTTTAATAATTAAAAATTCACTCACAAATACAGCTAAAAGCGGAATACCAATAAGTGAAAAAATTGCTACTGCAAATAGTGTAGTTACAAGTGGATTTATTTTTACTAATCCTCCCATTTTTTCCATATCTCTTGTGCCATAAATTTTAATTATATTACCACTTGCACAAAATGCTAATGCTTTTGAGAGTGAGTGAGCCATAGTATGAAAAAGTGCTGCAAAAACTCCAAGAGGACCACCTACACCAAATCCAACTGCAATAATTCCAACATGCTCTACTGAATGGTATGCAAACATTCTTTTAATATCTCTTTGTCTTATAATAAATAGTGCTGCAATAAAAATTGAAAGTAATCCAACTACTAAAAATAGTGTTTCAACATATCCAAATCCAACACTTGAATGTCCAATAATTGAATAATATCTTAAAATAGCAGCAATTGCACATTTAAGTAGTACTGCACTAAGAATTGCTGATGTTGGTGATGGCCCTTCTGAGTGAACATCAGGAAGCCAAGTATGCATTGGTGCAAGACCAGCTTTTGTCCCAAATCCAATTAATACAAAAATAAATACTACTTTTAGTGCATCTGGATTTAGTAAATTAGCACTTGCCATTAAATTAGACCAGAACATTGGATTTTCACTATCACCTATTGCATTATATCCAGCCCCATACATTAACACTGTTCCATATAATGCAAAAGCAAGCCCTACACTACATATAATAATATATTTCCAACCACTCTCAACAGCTCTTTTATTTTTATATATTGCCACCATAAATACTGATGAAAGTGTAGTAGCTTCAACAGCAGCCCACATTATTGCAATATTATTTGATACTACTGATAACATCATTGTGAAAATAAATAGATGCATTAATCCATAATAAAGCTTTACCTCTTTTAAATTTAATTCATTTTTTTGTATATCCCATTTCATATAATTAATTGCATACATATTTACTAAAAAACCAACAATTGCTATAAGTGTTAAAAACACTCCTGCAATAGGGTCTAAGATTAAATATTTGTGCAATGTAAAATAGATACTACCATCAATTACAAATGAAACCACATTTAAAGTCAATACAAGTTCAACTACTGCTAATAGAGCATGTATAGTTGATACAAGCCCAAAGTTTTCTGGTAAAAACCATATTACAATTGCTCCAATTAGTGGAATTAGTAGCATTGCAACTATTAATACTCCTACATCCATTTTCTATCCTTTTAAATTAGATGCTTTTGTTACATCTAAACTTCCAAAGTATTTATAGTATCTCATAGCAAGGATTGACATAATAATTACTGCAAAAATTGCATCTGTTAAAATACCTACATCTACAATCTCAGGAGATTTATAAGCCATAAGTGCAAGTGTAAGATGACTTCCATTTTCAAATAGACAAAATGCCATAATTTGTTTTATAATATTTTTTCTTAAAATAAGCCCAAAAATTCCTATCATAAAAACAGTAATTGAAGCAATTAATGGAATATCTTCTTTTAAAAGAGAAAATTCTTTTAAAATTGGATATAACATCATCGCTGTTGCAAGTGAAAACGCAATTGCAATAATTGGACTAACAAAAAATCCTTCAACTGGTTCTTCTTCGATAATTACATTTAATTTTCTAATAAGTTTTATTAAAATATATGGGACTAATATTACTTTTAAAAAAAATCCAATAATTGCCCATGACATAAGTTCTTGGGCATTATATTTTTGTGCTAATACTGCAAAAATTGTAATTAATAACATTGTTTGTATTACATAAATATAAGCAGCTTGTTTTATATTTCTCCACCCAAAAACAGCAAGTGATGTTACAATCATTAATAATGATAATATTGATACTAAATCTAATGTAACCATTTTACGCTCCTAACACATAAGTTATTACTGCCATAAAAGCAATAACTAATGCAAAATTTGCTTTTCTTTTGAAACTACTAAGCAATTTATATCTTGGACCAAAGTTATCAATAAAAACTGCCCCTACATAAAACACACCAGCTTTTATAATGTAAATTAGAAGTGCTAATAAAGGAAATTCAACATTCCATGGTTCAAAAATTGATAAAAATAGTCCTATCATTACAAACTGTTTAATAAGCATTGTCATATGAGAAATAGCTAAATCGCTACCGCTATATTCCCCTAGTACTCCCTCTTGAAGTTCTTGTTCTGCTTCTGCTAAATCATATGGATTTCTTGCCATTTCTACATACATTGCCCAAAGAAATGCAATTGAAGCAATTGCAAAAGAAGGATAAATATATCCAATTTGCCAATGTTTTACCATATATTGAATTTCTACTAAATTAGATGTTTTAGCAAGTAACATTACTACTATTAAGCATAAAACAATTACTGGTTCTACAAAAACACCTATCATTTGCTCTCTACTCCCACCAATTGCAGCAAATGCATTTCCACTATCATTTGATGCAACACCAAAAATAAATCTAAAAAATGCTCCAAGATATAAAATTACAAATAAATCTGACACAACCCCTGCTTTAAAATCAGTTGCATACGTAATAGGTAACGCTGCAAGCATTGTTGCAACTACACCAAACATAATATATGGTGCATATTTAAAAACCCAATGAGCATTTTTAGGATATACTCTTCCTCTTTTAAAAAGTTTATATAGGTCTCTATAAGTTTGGAAAGGGTCAGGTGGACCTTTTCTTGCTTGCATTTTTGCTCTAATCATTCTTGCGACACCATCAAAAAATGGTGCTACCGCAACTACCGCTAAAACTTGAACTACCATCCAAAATAATGTTGTACTCATAGCTTTCTCCTTACACTATAAAGCTAATACCAACAAAAACAAATAAAGCTACTAATACATAAAGTACATATAGGTTTGTTTGACCATTTTGTAGTTTTACTGCTTTTGATGAAATATAATCTGTTACTTTAATAAATGGTTCATAAAAAATACTCCACCAAATATCTTTTGGATGATTATGATATATAACAGGTTTAAAATAACCTTGGTCTATCACTTTTTTATCTGCTCTATATAGCCAATTCATCACTTTTCTTAAAGCACCTGTATATGGTGAAGCTGTCATTTGCATTCTACTTGAATATTTAAATCCACAAGCCCAAGGGTCTGCTTCTCTAACATAAACTTTTGCTTTTAAATTATTTTGAATAATCACTACTAAAATAAATGGAAGTGCAAGTAATGACATCATAATAATTGCAATCATTGGAGTAGAAATCATACTACCAAGTGGACTAACAATTGCTCCATCCACTACTGCTTTGTATCCTCCACTAAAACTACCAACTACATTCATAATATGCTCAACTACACTGCTTGCTCCAATACCATATGCAAAACATCCAAGAACTAATAAATACATACCAATAATCATAGTAATAGGAGCTTCTTTTGCTTTTTCAAAAATTTTTTTATTTCTTGGAGTCCCACCAAATATCACACTATAAACTTTTACAAAACACATAACAGCAAGTGCACCAACAAGTGCTAATGATACAATTGATAAAGTATATACAAATCTATATAAAATCCCTTCTCCTAAGGCGGCTTGAAGCATGGATTGATAAGTAATCCATTCACTAACAAATCCATTTAATGGAGGAAGTGCTGTAATTGCCATTGAACCAATTAAAAATGCAAATGCAGTATATGGCATTTTTCTTGCAAGTCCACCTAATATTTCCATATCTTTTGTATGAGTTGAGTGAAGAACACTTCCTGCACTTAAAAAGAGAAGTCCTTTAAATGTTGCGTGGTTTAACACATGATATAGTCCACCTAAAAAACCAACACTTGCAAGTAAAGGATTTTGAGTTGCAATACCATAAACTCCAACTCCTATACCAAGTAAAATAATTCCAATATTCTCAACTGAGTGATATGCAAGAAGTGCTTTATAGTCATGTTGTGTTAATGCATATAAAACACCCATTAATGCTGAAACAGCTCCAAATATTGTAATCATAATACCCCAACTTGGCATAACTGGAAGCCATAAACAAAACTGAATAATTCCAAAAATCGCAACTTTAATCATCACCCCACTCATTAGAGCTGATACATTTGATGGCGCTGCTGGGTGAGCTTTTGGAAGCCATACATGAATTGGAAAAACTCCAGCTTTTGAACCAAAACCAAAAAATGCAAGTAAAAATACAATTGTTGCAATTGTTGGAGTTAAGTTTGCCATATAAAAATCTTTAAATTCCATACTACCAGCATAATAACTTAAAATTAAAAATGCA
This Caminibacter mediatlanticus TB-2 DNA region includes the following protein-coding sequences:
- a CDS encoding respiratory chain complex I subunit 1 family protein: MSTTLFWMVVQVLAVVAVAPFFDGVARMIRAKMQARKGPPDPFQTYRDLYKLFKRGRVYPKNAHWVFKYAPYIMFGVVATMLAALPITYATDFKAGVVSDLFVILYLGAFFRFIFGVASNDSGNAFAAIGGSREQMIGVFVEPVIVLCLIVVMLLAKTSNLVEIQYMVKHWQIGYIYPSFAIASIAFLWAMYVEMARNPYDLAEAEQELQEGVLGEYSGSDLAISHMTMLIKQFVMIGLFLSIFEPWNVEFPLLALLIYIIKAGVFYVGAVFIDNFGPRYKLLSSFKRKANFALVIAFMAVITYVLGA
- a CDS encoding NADH-quinone oxidoreductase subunit C gives rise to the protein MAKGEKFINKLKEKVKVLDVSYSTPDQVVVLVPRSDLVEAVRMLYYDMGGWLVSMIANDEREMNGHYALYYILSMEGGKMTIEDELPQDEKCFITIKTLIPETDPTYPSVTTKVPAAVWYEREAYDMFGLVAEGLPDKRRLVLPDDWPDNLHPLRKDAMDYRFRPDPVAPEDEPDYPFLFPEGDGVVDVPWGPLHITSDEPGHFRLFVDGETIIDADYRLYYQHRGMEKLAENRMNYDQMGFLAERVCGICGFNHAIACIEAVERASNIPVPRRAQFIRVICLELERLHSHLLNMGLACEVTGNVTAFMHLFRIREYTMELAQLITGGRKTYGNVMVGGVRRDITATEIKEAKVLLNKVEKYLKEAWEAIMEDDDQVERWRGVGRLDPKVARDFSPVGPNMRGSGFKRDTRYDHPFDVFDEIKFEVAVEYGCDVLSREKVRYKEVMEAISIIRQCFELMSGGPIFIKPDEYLIKPGNFALGNTEAPRGENIHWVMQGSAQKVYRWRCRAATYNNWPSLRFQFRGNDISDAALIVCSLDPCYSCTERITVVDVKTGKTKIITEKELKEYAKTRKNSPLKK
- a CDS encoding formate hydrogenlyase complex iron-sulfur subunit, with protein sequence MSLKLLDITREIGIVTYDYPFGDYEVHEGFRGKPHYEYEKCIGCAACAIACPPNAINVSYLKDEDKSKWEFDCGRCIFCARCEEVCPTGAIYLTKEFENSVRFNKEDLLQIGELEVVRCRVCNKPFTTKRLINYVIERLEKTRVVMNEEKIELLHTCPECKKNQAVEQFTKSVRYGGFK
- the hyfE gene encoding hydrogenase 4 membrane subunit encodes the protein MVTLDLVSILSLLMIVTSLAVFGWRNIKQAAYIYVIQTMLLITIFAVLAQKYNAQELMSWAIIGFFLKVILVPYILIKLIRKLNVIIEEEPVEGFFVSPIIAIAFSLATAMMLYPILKEFSLLKEDIPLIASITVFMIGIFGLILRKNIIKQIMAFCLFENGSHLTLALMAYKSPEIVDVGILTDAIFAVIIMSILAMRYYKYFGSLDVTKASNLKG
- a CDS encoding proton-conducting transporter membrane subunit; this translates as MEVVYALFLLASITSLVLMKEKNFAGVVGFSMTALASIVGVFYFLVNLTSNSSIYVEGFIFNPHFELTPLRAFFSFVISFIALAASIYSISYSKEYNEKANAGVMAALFSGFILSMLLVISAANVFWFMVFWELMTIISYFLIVFNDDEKSLKATVIYMGIAHLGGAMILLAFLILSYYAGSMEFKDFYMANLTPTIATIVFLLAFFGFGSKAGVFPIHVWLPKAHPAAPSNVSALMSGVMIKVAIFGIIQFCLWLPVMPSWGIMITIFGAVSALMGVLYALTQHDYKALLAYHSVENIGIILLGIGVGVYGIATQNPLLASVGFLGGLYHVLNHATFKGLLFLSAGSVLHSTHTKDMEILGGLARKMPYTAFAFLIGSMAITALPPLNGFVSEWITYQSMLQAALGEGILYRFVYTLSIVSLALVGALAVMCFVKVYSVIFGGTPRNKKIFEKAKEAPITMIIGMYLLVLGCFAYGIGASSVVEHIMNVVGSFSGGYKAVVDGAIVSPLGSMISTPMIAIIMMSLLALPFILVVIIQNNLKAKVYVREADPWACGFKYSSRMQMTASPYTGALRKVMNWLYRADKKVIDQGYFKPVIYHNHPKDIWWSIFYEPFIKVTDYISSKAVKLQNGQTNLYVLYVLVALFVFVGISFIV
- a CDS encoding hydrogenase 4 subunit F, which produces MDVGVLIVAMLLIPLIGAIVIWFLPENFGLVSTIHALLAVVELVLTLNVVSFVIDGSIYFTLHKYLILDPIAGVFLTLIAIVGFLVNMYAINYMKWDIQKNELNLKEVKLYYGLMHLFIFTMMLSVVSNNIAIMWAAVEATTLSSVFMVAIYKNKRAVESGWKYIIICSVGLAFALYGTVLMYGAGYNAIGDSENPMFWSNLMASANLLNPDALKVVFIFVLIGFGTKAGLAPMHTWLPDVHSEGPSPTSAILSAVLLKCAIAAILRYYSIIGHSSVGFGYVETLFLVVGLLSIFIAALFIIRQRDIKRMFAYHSVEHVGIIAVGFGVGGPLGVFAALFHTMAHSLSKALAFCASGNIIKIYGTRDMEKMGGLVKINPLVTTLFAVAIFSLIGIPLLAVFVSEFLIIKAGIFTSEYLQIVLFIIGLAIIFIAVLAHFNEVAFGNVRGEVKTKKVETSANLPLIILAILIFTFGVYKIDSWYLLLSNAVKIILG